The sequence below is a genomic window from Nostoc flagelliforme CCNUN1.
TATCACTAATAAGCCGCTCATCTCTTGCTTATGTATGGAAACATTACAAAGAAAGGCATCTTGCTCTTGTAGCTTTATCGGTGCATCCGCATATGTTACGTTATGCCTGCGGGTTTTATTTAGCATCTCATGGTCATGACACCAGAGCTATTCAGGCTTATCTGGGACATAAGAATATTCAACACACTATTCGCTACACAGAACTCACGAGCGATCGCTTCCAGAAATTTTGGCTCGACTGAACCTAGTTTTGGTTCAAAATTTCTACAAATCAATGCTTTCAGCCGGATTTCTTTACAAAACTTTACAACGTGTCCCATTTTACACGTATTTCGTCATGACCCCTTAACGGGAAAAGTCAGGTAATTAATACGCTTTCCTTACAATTTTCGTCCCCAGCCAAATAAGTAATATCACTATAAAATATAGTTTTTTATATTACTTTATCTATTGAAGTTTCTGATTAGTAGGTTCAGCATATTTGATAGAAAAGGCGGAAAAATATAAATAAGATTAATCATTCGTTTTGTTCGCAAACTATACGCGAACCAGTTTTTTTGTCCAAAGTCCAATAACACCTATTATTAATTAATGTGGAATATTTCCCAGTTTAGTCGTCAACAACACTATATTTTTAGGATTTAACGTGTATTATATTTTATCTAATAAGAATAATTTATTTCAAAAAACTTAGATTTTAAATTTGAGCTAAAAGTTTGCTTTTTTAAATATAACCTCGATTTTAAATTCTGACAAAAATGCTAATAAGCAAAGTAAAAATATGTTAACTCGATTGATAAATCAGTTTTTAGACGCTATCAAAAAAAGAAGCTTATTTCAACATCACGATATTAAAATCTTTATCCTGTTCTTTGTTATAGGTATAGGTTTAAATTTAGCGATCGCTTCTTGTGCTCCTAGTAATTCAGCTAATGCACCTGCACAGCAACCCCAAGTCCCCAAGCTAACAGTGCTTAAAATGGGACATCAAAAAGGAATGGCACTGCTGAATATTGTGAAAGCGCAAGGAAGTTTAGAAAAGCGCTTACAACCCTTGGGTATTTCTGTTACTTGGAATGAATTTTCCTCTACAGCACCTCTATTGGATGGGATGGGTGCAGGTGCGATCGTTTTTGGTGGTGGTGGCGGTACAGGAAGCGTCTTTGCTCAAGCAGGAAATAAATCATTTGTAAGAGTTGCAGCTGGTACAGGTAGCACTAGAGGTTCAGCTATTTTAGTTCAAGAAAATTCACCGATTAAGACTCTTTCTGATTTAAAAGGTAAGAAAGTTGCTTTTGCAAAAGGCTCTGGTCAGCACTACATTATTGTACGTGCTTTAGAGAAAGTAGGTTTGAAATTTAGTGATATTAAACCTCTTTACCTGACACCAGCCGAAGCTTTACCAGCTTTTGAGCGTGGTGATATTGATGCGTGGTTAATTTGGGACCCTTATACTGCTGAAGCTGAACGTAAACTTCGCACTCGTTTATTAGCAGATAATAGCACTGTATTTGGAGAGAAAGCTCCACTAGAAAGCCCAAGCTTTTATTATGCTGCTCCAGATTTTGTGCGCGATAATCCAGACATTCTTAAGACAATTTTACAAGAGCTAGAAAAGGCTGGTTCTTGGTCTAGAGAAAACTATCAGGATTCAGCTAAACTCCTTTCTAAGCTGTACAAAATTGATCTAAAAACAATGGAAACTGTAGAAGAACGTGGTGGTCAACGTGAGGTATTACCTGTAACAGATGAAGTTTTGAGTGGATTGCAACGTATGGCAGATACTTTCTATGAACTCAAAATAATTCCAAAGAAAATTGATGTTAAAGATAAAAATTACAACTGGTTTCCTAAACAAAAGTGGTAATTTATAATTCGTAACTAATTTAGATATAAATTTTTGTTGACGTTCTGATTGATTATAGTAGGCGATCGCATGAATTTCACCATCAAGACCAACCGTCGATTTTTTTTAATAGCCTTGACATCATTTGCGGCTTCTACAATATTTTCTAGCTGTAGTTCACCTCAAAATAATTCTGCTGCTAATACAACTACAAATCCCTCAGCAGCTTCAGTTGCTAATACATCTACAACTGGAGCTAAAGACAAAATCAAAGTTGGTGTAACACCAGTTCCAGCCGGAGAGATTTTAGATTTTGTCAAAAAGAATTTAGCGCCTGAAGCTGGGCTAGATATCGAAACAGTTACTTTCAATGACTTTGTGCAGAATAACACTGCCTTGAAAGATGGGCTAATTGATGCCAATTATTTCCAACATATTCCTTTTATGGAGGATTATGGCAAAAAACATAATTTCGAGATGTATGCCTTTACTCCCCAAATTCATTTGAATCCAGTGGGAATTTTTTCTAAAAGATATAAGTCTCTCAAGGATGTGCCTAATAAAGCCCTAGTCACCATTCCTGATGATGTGAGCAATGCTCATCGCGCTTTAAAAGTGTTGGAAGAATCAGGCTTAATAAAACTCAAGCCAGATGTCCGTCCTGCGAGTCCTAAAGATATTATTGCAAATCCCAAAAATATCCAAATTAAAGAAATACCAGGAGCGCAAGCAATTCCTAGTCTTCCTGATGTGGACTTAGCAGGAGTTACAGGTAATTGGATTGTACAAGCCGGATTGAAAACCGATAAAGACGCTTTAGCATTGGAGTCAGCTAACGACCCAATTTATGCTGTTACTGTCACAACATTAAAAGGCAAAGAAACCGATCCTAGAATTCAAAAACTGTATAAGTTGTTGCGTGACGATAAAGTTAAGCAATTTATTAAAGATAAATATCAAGGGGCAGTACTTCCCATTCCTTAAATAAAAATCTTCTTTTTTTGATGCTAAGAGACTTTTATCGTGGAGAAACTCTCAGATGATCGCATTTACTGATGTACGCAAAGTTTATAACCAAGGCAGCCAGAAAGTTGTAGCTTTAGATGGAGTAAGTCTTTTAGTAAAACCAGGAGAAATTTTTGGTGTTTTAGGTCAAAGTGGTGCAGGTAAAAGTACTTTAATTCGTTGTGTTAATCAGTTAGAAAAACCGACATCGGGTTCAGTTGTAGTTGACGGACAGGAGATGACAAAGCTTTCTGGAGATAAGTTACGTCAAGCTCGTCAACGTATTGGCATGATTTTTCAACATTTCAATTTACTTAGTTGCAGAACTGTCGTGGAAAACATTGCTTTTCCTCTGGAGGTGATGGGTTACAGTAGACTTAAACGCCGGGCTAAAGTGGAAGAATTGATTTCACTTGTTGGGTTGACAGGTAAGGCTGATGCTTATCCGGCACAACTTTCTGGCGGTCAAAAGCAACGGGTAGGTATTGCTAGAGCTTTGGCTGGAGAACCAAAAGTTTTACTTTCTGATGAAGCAACATCAGCACTTGATCCACAAACTACGAGGTCAATTTTAGATTTATTGCGTGACTTGAACAAGCGGATGGGTTTGACAATCTTACTGATTACCCATGAAATGGCTGTAGTCAAGCAAATCTGCGATAGTGTCGCTGTACTCAATGCTGGCAAGATTGTGGAAAAAGGATATGTTAGCGATTTAATCGCCAAGCCAGAATCATTTCTTTCACAAGAATTTTTTCCCCATCGCAATGGTTACAAACCAAAGCCTGGTGCAGTTATTGCCACGATCGCTTTTGCAGGAGAACAAGCTAGTCAACCGATTTTTGCCACCCTAGCCCGTAATTTTGATGTGGATGTCAATATCCTCAGTGGGAGTGTGGAAACAGTAGGCGATCGCCGAGTTGGTCAGTTTCACGTTGAATTAGAAGGTCAAAAGGTAATTCAAGCTTTGAAATATTTGCATGAAGCAGAATTTGAAGTACAGGTGCATTGAATTAGAGACTGGGAATTGAGAAGAAAATCAATATTAAATCTCAATTTTTAATTACAAAACCTCCTAGATAATATTAAAATTTACGAATTATTATCATGTTTTATCCAAAGTTCTACCGTTGCTATTTTATTCTGACAACAGGGGTAGCGATCGCATCTATTTTTTTCGCCAGTTGTACACCAAAACCAAATTCATCTACGAGTCAATTAGTCAGCCAATCAACTAAAACAGCAATACTCAAAGTCGGTTCTCGAAATACCACTACTGAAGATGTTTTAAAGTTCATTCAAAAAGAAATAGCCTCCACTCAAGGCTTAGATTTTCAAATCGTGACTATCGCTGATTCAGTAAAGATTAACGATGCTCTTAAAAGTGGGGAAATTGATGCTAACTTTTTCCAGCATGAACCGTTTATGAAACAAGCTGCCAAAAGACTTAGCGCGGATTTTGTCATGTTAAATCGCAGTTATACTACCATAACCGGACTCTATTCAAAACGACTAAAGATAAAATCACTTAATGAAATTCCTGTAGGGGCGACAATTGCTATTTCTAATGATGACAGCAATCAAGACCGCGCCTTGAAATTCTTGAAACACATCGACTTAATCAATTTAAAAGAAAAGCCAGGGGAGTATTACAGTATCAAAGATGTTATTAAGCATCCCAAAAATCTCCAAATTAAGGAATTAGACAATTACGCTATTGTTAGAGCGTTAGACGATCTAGATTTAGCTGTGACATCTGCATCCTTCCTTGTGCAAGCAAAGGTATCTCTAAATCCCATTGTGTTAGATGAGATTGGCATAGCTAACAAAAATTATGCGGTGGGTTTAGCAACTGTACAATCAAAAGTAAATGATCCCAACATCCAAAAACTAAATCAATTAGTTGTCGATCCCAAATTGAAGGATTATATCAATAACTACTTCAAAGGGACAATCGCACCTGTATTTTAAACTTAATACGGAGGACTGATGAGCAGATTGAAGCAATTAAAACTAGGTGCTTTTATGCGCCCGGTAAGCATACATACAGGCGCTTGGCGCTATCCTGGGGCTTTGCCTGATGCTAATTTCAACTTCCCAGCCCTGAAACGATTCATCCAGAAACTAGAGCAAGGCAAGTTTGACGCATTCTTCATGGCTGACCACTTAGCGGTGCTGAATATGCCAGTTAACGCTCTAAAACGCAGCCATACTGTCACATCCTTTGAACCTTTCACTCTACTTTCTGCCCTTGCGAGTGTCACTGAACACATCGGACTAGTAGCCACCGCTTCCACAACATACGACCAGCCTTACCACATCGCTCGCCGCTTCGCGTCTCTCGACCATATTAGTGGCGGTCGCGCTGGCTGGAACATCGTCACCACAGCCAATCCAGACGCAGCGCTCAACTTTGGTTTAGAAGAAGAGGTAGAGCATGATGAACGCTATCGGCGGGCTAGAGAATTTTATGATGTTGTCACGGGTCTTTGGGATTCTTTTGCTGACGATGCGTTTATTCGGGACGTGGAAGCAGGGATTTATTTCGACCCTGCAAAGCTTCACGTTCTGAATCATCAGGGAAAATATCTCTCGGTGCGAGGGCCATTGAACATCGCCAGACCTGTCCAAGGCTGGCCGGTAATCGTTCAGGCAGGCGCATCCGAAGCCGGACGGCAATTAGCTGCTGAAACCGCCGAGGCTGTGTTTGCACCTGCTGGTAATCTGGAAGCCGGCAAAGCTTTATTTGCAGACATTAAGGGACGGGCGCAAGCAATTGGCCGTGACCCAGACAGTATAAAAATCCTTCCAGGTGCTTTAGTCATCGTGGGGGAAACCGTCGCCGAAGCACATGCCAAGCGTCTTCATTTAGATAGCTTAGTACATTATGACAGTGGGATCGCTAGTCTAAATAGTGCCCTTGGCTACGACGTTTCGGGTTTTGATCCCGATGGCCCCTTGCCAGAAATCCCATCGACTAACGCTGGTCACTCTTCACGAGAAAGAGTAATAGCCTTAGCGCAACGTGAGAACTTGACTATTCGACAACTGGCGCAACGCATTGGCAGTTACGGCGGACTGGCTTTCGTTGGCACACCCCAAACCATTGCCGATGAGATGGAGCAATGGTTGACAGAGGAAGGCTCTGACGGTTTCAACATCATGTTCCCTTTTCTTCCTGAAGGATTGAATGATTTTGTCGATAAAGTTGTGCCAGAACTCCAACGGCGTGGGATTTTCCGCCAAGAGTATGAGGGTAAGACGCTGCGCGAAAATTTGGGACTGACGCGCCCTGTCAACCGCTTCTTCCAGACTAGTTTGGTGTAAGCTGCGATCGCT
It includes:
- a CDS encoding tyrosine-type recombinase/integrase, which translates into the protein MIFNFKKYISLISRSSLAYVWKHYKERHLALVALSVHPHMLRYACGFYLASHGHDTRAIQAYLGHKNIQHTIRYTELTSDRFQKFWLD
- a CDS encoding aliphatic sulfonate ABC transporter substrate-binding protein, with amino-acid sequence MLTRLINQFLDAIKKRSLFQHHDIKIFILFFVIGIGLNLAIASCAPSNSANAPAQQPQVPKLTVLKMGHQKGMALLNIVKAQGSLEKRLQPLGISVTWNEFSSTAPLLDGMGAGAIVFGGGGGTGSVFAQAGNKSFVRVAAGTGSTRGSAILVQENSPIKTLSDLKGKKVAFAKGSGQHYIIVRALEKVGLKFSDIKPLYLTPAEALPAFERGDIDAWLIWDPYTAEAERKLRTRLLADNSTVFGEKAPLESPSFYYAAPDFVRDNPDILKTILQELEKAGSWSRENYQDSAKLLSKLYKIDLKTMETVEERGGQREVLPVTDEVLSGLQRMADTFYELKIIPKKIDVKDKNYNWFPKQKW
- a CDS encoding MetQ/NlpA family ABC transporter substrate-binding protein — translated: MNFTIKTNRRFFLIALTSFAASTIFSSCSSPQNNSAANTTTNPSAASVANTSTTGAKDKIKVGVTPVPAGEILDFVKKNLAPEAGLDIETVTFNDFVQNNTALKDGLIDANYFQHIPFMEDYGKKHNFEMYAFTPQIHLNPVGIFSKRYKSLKDVPNKALVTIPDDVSNAHRALKVLEESGLIKLKPDVRPASPKDIIANPKNIQIKEIPGAQAIPSLPDVDLAGVTGNWIVQAGLKTDKDALALESANDPIYAVTVTTLKGKETDPRIQKLYKLLRDDKVKQFIKDKYQGAVLPIP
- a CDS encoding methionine ABC transporter ATP-binding protein gives rise to the protein MIAFTDVRKVYNQGSQKVVALDGVSLLVKPGEIFGVLGQSGAGKSTLIRCVNQLEKPTSGSVVVDGQEMTKLSGDKLRQARQRIGMIFQHFNLLSCRTVVENIAFPLEVMGYSRLKRRAKVEELISLVGLTGKADAYPAQLSGGQKQRVGIARALAGEPKVLLSDEATSALDPQTTRSILDLLRDLNKRMGLTILLITHEMAVVKQICDSVAVLNAGKIVEKGYVSDLIAKPESFLSQEFFPHRNGYKPKPGAVIATIAFAGEQASQPIFATLARNFDVDVNILSGSVETVGDRRVGQFHVELEGQKVIQALKYLHEAEFEVQVH
- a CDS encoding MetQ/NlpA family ABC transporter substrate-binding protein; protein product: MFYPKFYRCYFILTTGVAIASIFFASCTPKPNSSTSQLVSQSTKTAILKVGSRNTTTEDVLKFIQKEIASTQGLDFQIVTIADSVKINDALKSGEIDANFFQHEPFMKQAAKRLSADFVMLNRSYTTITGLYSKRLKIKSLNEIPVGATIAISNDDSNQDRALKFLKHIDLINLKEKPGEYYSIKDVIKHPKNLQIKELDNYAIVRALDDLDLAVTSASFLVQAKVSLNPIVLDEIGIANKNYAVGLATVQSKVNDPNIQKLNQLVVDPKLKDYINNYFKGTIAPVF
- a CDS encoding LLM class flavin-dependent oxidoreductase, with the protein product MSRLKQLKLGAFMRPVSIHTGAWRYPGALPDANFNFPALKRFIQKLEQGKFDAFFMADHLAVLNMPVNALKRSHTVTSFEPFTLLSALASVTEHIGLVATASTTYDQPYHIARRFASLDHISGGRAGWNIVTTANPDAALNFGLEEEVEHDERYRRAREFYDVVTGLWDSFADDAFIRDVEAGIYFDPAKLHVLNHQGKYLSVRGPLNIARPVQGWPVIVQAGASEAGRQLAAETAEAVFAPAGNLEAGKALFADIKGRAQAIGRDPDSIKILPGALVIVGETVAEAHAKRLHLDSLVHYDSGIASLNSALGYDVSGFDPDGPLPEIPSTNAGHSSRERVIALAQRENLTIRQLAQRIGSYGGLAFVGTPQTIADEMEQWLTEEGSDGFNIMFPFLPEGLNDFVDKVVPELQRRGIFRQEYEGKTLRENLGLTRPVNRFFQTSLV